A window of Alkalinema sp. FACHB-956 genomic DNA:
CATTTTTGCAGGGGTCTTAACCACCCTGTCCTTTGGTCTATTAGCGACCTTTGCGAATTTGCTGAGTGCTTGCTTGGCGATGTCAGGCATTGTTTTCTATGTCTTGATTTACACCCATTTTCTCAAGCGCTACAGCACTCAAAATATTGTCATCGGAGGAGCAGCCGGAGCCATTCCACCCCTCGTCGGTTGGGCTGCGGTAACTGGCGACTTAAGTATTACTGCTTGGATTCTCTTTGCCATCATTTTCCTATGGACTCCCCCCCACTTCTGGGCGTTGGCAATGATGATTCGCGAAGACTACGCGATCGTCAAAGTTCCCATGCTACCCGTTGTCGCCGGGAATGAATTTACCAGCCGGGAAATCCTCTACTACACATTGGCCTTAATTCCCACAACGTTGGTCTTAACCTATCCCTTGGGTGTGATGGGGGCGACCTACGCAGTGATTGCTCTAGCTTTAGGGATTCTGTTTGTCAAGAAATCTTGGGAACTGATTCAAACCCCCGGAGACTATTTCACGGCCCGATCGGTGTTTAAATATTCCATTCTCTACATGATGTTGCTCTGTGCAGGCATGGTGGTGGATAGTCTCCCGATCGTGCAGCACTTGGATCAAACCATCCTAGCCTACGTACAACCCTTCTTCCCCGCCTAGGGATCTAGAATGGAGATAGCGTCACGGGAACCCTCTAGGTAACGATCGATCCATGACAACTGCTATTTCCATTCAAAATTTACAAAAACGCTACGGCGATGTCACCGCCGTTCAAGATATCTCCCTAGAAATCCAGTCTGGGGAGATTTTTGGCATTCTAGGCCCCAATGGAGCGGGGAAAACCACGACTCTACGCTGTCTCTGTACCCTGATGCAGCCCGATGCAGGGACGATCGAGGTGATGGGGTTCTCCGCCTTGCATCAGCCCCGTGCCGTGCGGCAAAAATTGGGGTACGTTGCCCAGGAAGTGGCCTTAGATAAGCTGCTGACGGGACGGGAGCTATTAGAGCTACAAGCTGCGTTGTACCACCTCCCCCCGGCCCAAATCGCCGATCGCGTCAACGAAGTGCTCGCTTTACTCGGCCTGGATGAATGGGCCGATCGCTTGATTGGCAGTTATTCCGGCGGGCTCAAAAAGCGACTCGATCTGGCTGCTGGCTTACTGCATCGACCCGAAGTCTTAGTCCTGGATGAACCCACCGTCGGCTTGGATATCGAAAGTCGCACCGTGGTTTGGCAGTTTTTGCAGCAGCTTCAGCAGCAGGGAATGACGATCGTCCTAACCAGCCACTACCTAGAAGAAGTTGATGCCCTCGCCAATCGTGTCGCCATTCTCGATCGCGGGATCGTCATTGCCGCAGACACGCCCACCCGTTTAAAACACCAACTAGGCGGCGATCGCATTACCCTCAAACTGCGGGAATTTACTGCGATCGCAGAAGCCGAGCAAGCTCAAGCACTCTTGACCACCCTTCCCTGGATTCATAGTGTCGTGATTAACGCTGGGCAGGGAAATTCCCTCAATTTAGTCGTAGACTCCCGGCCCGATGCCCTAGCCCTGGTACAATCCACCCTGCACCAGGCCGGACTGCCGCTGTTTAGCTTGGCCCAATCCAAGCCGAGCCTCGATGATGTCTACCTAGCCGCCACCGGCCAGACCCTCATGGATGCAGAATTAGCGGCGATCGGTCGTCGTGATCCCAAGGCCGAGCGCAAACAAGCCATGCGCCGTTAGCCGGTTTAGCCGACCGAGAGTGCTTAGGATCCAGCAACACTCTTGGCAACTCAGCTCTTGAAAACTCAGCTCTTGAAAACTCAGCCCGGGGAACTCGGCTATTGGCAACTAAACCCTTGGAAACTAATGCCAATTTCCCGGTCTATCCACGAAATGCGA
This region includes:
- a CDS encoding ABC transporter ATP-binding protein, whose protein sequence is MTTAISIQNLQKRYGDVTAVQDISLEIQSGEIFGILGPNGAGKTTTLRCLCTLMQPDAGTIEVMGFSALHQPRAVRQKLGYVAQEVALDKLLTGRELLELQAALYHLPPAQIADRVNEVLALLGLDEWADRLIGSYSGGLKKRLDLAAGLLHRPEVLVLDEPTVGLDIESRTVVWQFLQQLQQQGMTIVLTSHYLEEVDALANRVAILDRGIVIAADTPTRLKHQLGGDRITLKLREFTAIAEAEQAQALLTTLPWIHSVVINAGQGNSLNLVVDSRPDALALVQSTLHQAGLPLFSLAQSKPSLDDVYLAATGQTLMDAELAAIGRRDPKAERKQAMRR
- a CDS encoding heme o synthase, yielding MQDTLTTLPLNRDWRQVIQSYIQLTKPRIILLLLITTAGSMWIAAHGQVDPRLALITLLSGAFASGAANTINCLYDRDIDTIMERTRNRPLPSGRVSPRDAIIFAGVLTTLSFGLLATFANLLSACLAMSGIVFYVLIYTHFLKRYSTQNIVIGGAAGAIPPLVGWAAVTGDLSITAWILFAIIFLWTPPHFWALAMMIREDYAIVKVPMLPVVAGNEFTSREILYYTLALIPTTLVLTYPLGVMGATYAVIALALGILFVKKSWELIQTPGDYFTARSVFKYSILYMMLLCAGMVVDSLPIVQHLDQTILAYVQPFFPA